Proteins encoded by one window of Flagellimonas lutaonensis:
- the rplT gene encoding 50S ribosomal protein L20 yields MPRSVNSVASRARRKKVLKQAKGYFGRRKNVWTVAKNAVEKAMLYAYRDRKNKKRNFRALWITRINAGARQHGMSYSQFMGKVKANGIELNRKVLADLAMNHPEAFKAIVEKVK; encoded by the coding sequence ATGCCAAGATCAGTAAATTCAGTAGCTTCAAGGGCACGTAGAAAAAAAGTGCTGAAGCAAGCCAAGGGCTACTTCGGACGTCGTAAGAACGTTTGGACAGTAGCCAAGAATGCGGTAGAAAAAGCAATGTTATATGCCTACCGCGATAGAAAAAACAAAAAGAGAAACTTCAGGGCCCTTTGGATTACCCGTATCAATGCAGGTGCCCGCCAACACGGTATGTCTTACTCACAGTTTATGGGCAAGGTAAAAGCCAATGGTATAGAGCTCAACCGAAAAGTTCTTGCCGATTTGGCCATGAACCACCCCGAGGCGTTCAAGGCTATCGTAGAAAAAGTGAAGTAA
- the rpmI gene encoding 50S ribosomal protein L35, whose protein sequence is MPKMKTKSSAKKRFKLTGTGKIKRKHAFKSHILTKKSKKRKLRLTHSTLVHKADEASIKEQLRLK, encoded by the coding sequence ATGCCTAAAATGAAAACAAAATCCAGTGCCAAAAAGCGTTTTAAGCTTACAGGTACCGGTAAGATCAAAAGGAAGCACGCTTTCAAGAGTCACATTTTGACCAAGAAATCAAAAAAGCGCAAGCTTCGGTTGACCCATTCGACTTTGGTGCACAAAGCCGATGAGGCCAGCATCAAAGAACAGTTACGTTTAAAATAA
- the infC gene encoding translation initiation factor IF-3 — protein MAIRRRFRPQPRRENKNPHNINEKITAPKVRLVGDNVEMGVYPTKEALQKAQELELDLVEISPKADPPVCKIMDYKKFLYEQKKRDKAMKAKASKVVVKEIRFGPQTDDHDYEFKKRHAEKFLKDGAKLKAYVFFKGRSIVYKDQGEILLLRLAQELEEYGKVEQMPKLEGKRMTMFIAPKTTKK, from the coding sequence ATAGCAATAAGAAGAAGATTTAGGCCCCAACCTAGAAGGGAGAACAAGAATCCCCACAATATCAATGAGAAAATAACCGCCCCCAAAGTGCGTTTGGTGGGCGATAATGTTGAAATGGGTGTTTACCCAACAAAAGAGGCTTTGCAAAAAGCCCAAGAACTTGAGCTCGACCTTGTAGAGATTTCACCGAAAGCGGATCCGCCGGTCTGTAAGATCATGGATTACAAAAAGTTTCTCTACGAGCAAAAGAAGCGCGACAAAGCCATGAAGGCGAAAGCCAGCAAAGTGGTGGTAAAAGAAATACGTTTTGGTCCCCAGACCGATGACCATGATTACGAGTTCAAAAAGCGCCACGCCGAAAAGTTCTTGAAAGATGGCGCCAAGTTAAAGGCATATGTCTTTTTCAAGGGGCGTTCGATCGTGTACAAAGACCAAGGTGAAATTTTGCTGTTGCGTTTGGCGCAAGAATTGGAAGAGTATGGAAAGGTAGAGCAAATGCCAAAATTGGAGGGAAAACGCATGACGATGTTCATCGCGCCCAAAACAACCAAAAAGTAA
- the thrS gene encoding threonine--tRNA ligase — protein sequence MIEITLPDGAIKKVAKGTTAMEVAQSISEGLARNVISASFNGETIETHTPLTESGKLVLYTWNDEQGKKAFWHSTSHVVAQALEELYPGIKLTIGPAIENGFYYDVDFGDHTISEKDFPTIEKKALEIARGKHDFKMREVSKKEALDYYRKQNNIYKVELIENLEDGEITFCDHSTFTDLCRGGHIPNTGHIKAIKILNVAGAYWRGDENNPQLTRVYGISFPKQKQLTEYLELLEEAKKRDHRKLGKELELFTFSQKVGQGLPLWLPKGAALRERLENFLKKAQKKAGYEMVVTPHIGQKQLYVTSGHYAKYGEDSFQPIHTPKEDEEFLLKPMNCPHHCEIYKNSPFSYKDLPIRYAEFGTVYRYEQSGELHGLTRVRGFTQDDAHIFCTPDQLNDEFKNVIDLSLYVLGSLGFENFTAQVSVRDLDKPEKYIGSVENWEKAEKAIIDAADEKGLDYVIESGEAAFYGPKLDFMVKDALGRQWQLGTIQVDYNLPERFDLTYKGNDNELHRPVMIHRAPFGSMERFVALLLEHTGGNFPLWLIPTQAIVLPVSEKHEKYAEKVLNSLENHEIRALIDKRNETVGKKIREAELKKIPFMLIVGENEEKANTLSVRRHGGEDLGSIAISEFSDLVAKEINSTLKSF from the coding sequence ATGATCGAGATTACATTGCCCGATGGGGCGATAAAAAAAGTCGCCAAAGGAACCACGGCCATGGAAGTGGCCCAGAGCATCAGTGAGGGCTTGGCCCGCAATGTCATTTCTGCGTCCTTTAACGGTGAGACCATAGAGACCCACACCCCCCTCACAGAAAGTGGCAAACTGGTTCTATATACTTGGAACGATGAGCAGGGCAAAAAAGCATTCTGGCACTCGACCTCGCATGTGGTGGCGCAGGCACTGGAAGAACTGTACCCCGGCATTAAACTCACCATTGGGCCCGCCATAGAAAATGGCTTTTACTACGATGTCGATTTTGGCGACCATACCATTTCAGAAAAAGATTTTCCGACGATAGAGAAAAAAGCGCTTGAAATTGCCCGGGGCAAGCACGACTTTAAAATGCGGGAAGTATCAAAAAAAGAGGCTCTCGATTATTACAGGAAACAGAACAATATATATAAGGTAGAGCTCATCGAGAACCTCGAAGATGGTGAAATCACTTTTTGCGACCACAGTACGTTTACCGATCTGTGCCGGGGGGGGCATATACCAAATACCGGACATATCAAGGCCATCAAAATTTTGAATGTGGCCGGTGCCTATTGGAGGGGCGATGAAAACAATCCGCAATTGACCCGTGTTTACGGAATCTCATTCCCTAAACAGAAACAACTCACCGAATATCTTGAGCTTCTTGAAGAAGCCAAGAAAAGAGACCACAGAAAGCTGGGGAAAGAGCTAGAACTGTTCACCTTCTCACAAAAGGTGGGGCAAGGGCTGCCATTGTGGTTGCCAAAAGGTGCTGCCCTTAGGGAGCGACTGGAAAATTTTCTGAAAAAGGCCCAGAAAAAAGCAGGATATGAAATGGTGGTTACCCCGCACATCGGCCAAAAACAACTGTATGTGACCTCTGGGCACTACGCCAAATATGGGGAAGATAGCTTTCAGCCCATCCACACCCCGAAAGAGGATGAAGAGTTCTTGCTAAAGCCGATGAACTGTCCACACCATTGTGAAATCTATAAGAACAGTCCGTTCAGCTATAAAGACCTGCCGATACGCTATGCAGAGTTTGGCACTGTTTACCGGTATGAACAGAGTGGTGAGTTACACGGACTTACCCGGGTTCGGGGCTTTACCCAAGACGATGCCCATATTTTCTGCACCCCCGATCAACTGAACGATGAGTTCAAAAACGTTATTGACCTATCATTATATGTTTTGGGCTCTTTGGGCTTTGAAAACTTCACGGCCCAGGTATCGGTCAGGGACCTAGACAAGCCCGAGAAGTATATCGGAAGTGTTGAAAACTGGGAAAAGGCCGAAAAGGCAATCATCGATGCCGCGGATGAAAAAGGGCTCGATTATGTGATTGAAAGCGGCGAAGCCGCCTTTTACGGGCCAAAACTGGATTTTATGGTGAAAGATGCTCTGGGGCGCCAATGGCAATTGGGCACCATTCAGGTGGATTATAATTTACCCGAACGATTCGATTTGACCTATAAGGGCAATGACAATGAACTTCATAGACCGGTCATGATCCACCGTGCCCCGTTCGGAAGCATGGAGCGCTTTGTGGCCCTGTTGCTGGAACATACGGGAGGTAACTTTCCTTTGTGGTTGATTCCGACGCAAGCCATCGTGCTGCCCGTCAGCGAGAAGCACGAAAAATATGCTGAAAAAGTTTTGAATTCGCTAGAAAATCACGAAATTCGCGCGCTCATTGATAAGCGGAACGAAACCGTTGGCAAGAAAATTCGTGAAGCTGAGCTGAAGAAAATACCCTTCATGCTCATCGTTGGTGAAAACGAGGAAAAGGCCAATACCCTATCAGTCAGAAGACATGGTGGCGAAGACCTCGGCAGCATTGCCATAAGCGAATTTTCAGACTTGGTAGCTAAAGAAATAAATAGTACCTTAAAGTCGTTCTAA
- the trhA gene encoding PAQR family membrane homeostasis protein TrhA: MENTKNRILIEEKWNAYSHAFGVLLSLVGMYVFFQQNLSPNPYLYYSILVYSLSLTLLFSASTVYHFTQRPKLKRRLRILDHVSIYYLIAGTYTPVCLLVLQNSRGWLLFYMVWAIALFGTFLKVFFIGRFETFSLLLYGIMGWLIVIDIAYLVENFSPTGLFFLSLGGAFYTLGIIFYAVRQIPYNHLIWHFFVLGGAISHWLMIYMEFF; encoded by the coding sequence ATGGAGAACACCAAAAACCGAATACTGATAGAAGAAAAATGGAACGCTTATTCCCATGCGTTCGGAGTGCTTCTTTCTTTGGTGGGCATGTATGTTTTTTTTCAGCAAAACTTGTCGCCAAACCCATATCTATACTACAGCATATTGGTCTATAGTCTTTCACTGACATTGCTGTTTTCTGCATCTACCGTATATCACTTTACACAACGACCCAAGCTTAAACGTCGCCTTCGCATATTGGACCATGTCAGCATCTATTACTTGATCGCTGGAACCTATACCCCCGTATGCCTTTTGGTATTACAAAATAGTAGGGGGTGGCTACTTTTTTATATGGTATGGGCAATCGCCCTTTTCGGCACGTTCTTAAAAGTTTTTTTCATAGGAAGATTCGAAACGTTTTCATTGCTATTGTATGGAATTATGGGGTGGTTGATCGTTATCGACATCGCCTATTTGGTTGAAAATTTTTCACCTACGGGGTTGTTCTTCCTGTCGTTGGGCGGGGCTTTCTACACCCTTGGCATCATTTTCTATGCCGTTAGGCAAATACCGTATAACCATCTTATTTGGCATTTCTTTGTACTTGGCGGTGCCATTAGCCACTGGTTGATGATCTATATGGAATTTTTCTAG
- a CDS encoding ZIP family metal transporter, producing the protein MAIMTFLLPMLAVLLSMLFVFFFKPKNQNNIKLLLAFSGAFLLALSFFELLPEVYLEPHAKKIALFILAGILLQVLLESFSKGAEHGHMHMKLREDQFPIALFLSLSLHALVEGFPITEEGSIIYGILVHKVPVALILGIFLVNSKLKTFHIILFMLLFSLMTPLGSYLAMNADFIQHYGSEMNALAIGIFLHVSTVILFESAQGHTFNFQKMMVIVLGITIAYFL; encoded by the coding sequence ATGGCTATAATGACTTTCTTGTTGCCCATGCTCGCTGTTCTTTTGAGCATGCTGTTCGTATTTTTCTTTAAGCCTAAAAACCAGAACAATATAAAACTACTTCTGGCTTTCAGTGGGGCCTTTTTATTGGCCCTAAGTTTTTTTGAACTGCTGCCCGAGGTGTATCTAGAGCCACATGCTAAGAAAATAGCTTTGTTCATTCTTGCCGGTATATTGTTGCAGGTTTTGTTGGAATCTTTCTCGAAGGGTGCCGAACATGGGCATATGCACATGAAACTGAGAGAAGACCAGTTTCCTATTGCATTGTTTTTAAGCCTTTCGCTGCACGCCTTGGTCGAGGGCTTCCCCATCACAGAAGAAGGATCTATCATTTACGGTATTTTGGTGCATAAAGTACCGGTGGCCTTGATCTTGGGCATCTTTTTGGTCAATTCGAAATTGAAAACCTTCCACATCATCCTGTTTATGCTGCTCTTTTCATTGATGACTCCTTTGGGAAGTTATTTGGCCATGAATGCCGATTTTATTCAACACTATGGCAGTGAAATGAATGCACTGGCCATAGGTATCTTTTTGCATGTTTCGACCGTGATTCTCTTTGAAAGTGCACAGGGGCATACGTTTAATTTTCAAAAGATGATGGTAATCGTCTTGGGAATAACCATTGCATATTTCTTGTAA
- a CDS encoding THUMP domain-containing class I SAM-dependent RNA methyltransferase produces MNGNFNMLAKTLYGFEPLLAKELRNLGAGNVKQGVRNVAFEGDLGFLYKANLNLRTALRVLRPIARFKVFNEKQLYRQVHQIDWPSLFDVDKTFAIDTTMNSEVFKNSMFVSLKAKDALVDRFREEVRKRPNVDSQHADVRINIHLQENDCTVSLDSSGTSLHQRGYRIATNIAPINEVLAAGLLLLSGWDGRTDFMDPMCGSGTFLIEAAMIACNIPANINRQEYSFQHWLDYDDSLFNKIGDASLGKTREFHHKILGYDKAPSAVRKAQENIANANLTEYITVERKDFFTTEKPVAGKLQMVFNPPYGERLNIEMEKFYQKIGDTLKQGYSGTDAWLITSNLEALKYVGLRPSRKIKVFNGPLESRLVRYEMYEGSKKIKKQK; encoded by the coding sequence ATGAACGGTAATTTCAATATGTTGGCAAAGACCTTGTACGGGTTTGAGCCCCTTTTGGCAAAGGAGCTTAGAAACTTGGGTGCGGGCAATGTCAAACAAGGAGTGCGCAATGTGGCCTTTGAGGGCGATCTGGGTTTTTTGTACAAGGCAAACCTGAATTTAAGAACGGCGCTCAGGGTGCTCAGGCCCATTGCCCGGTTCAAGGTGTTCAACGAAAAACAGTTGTACCGTCAGGTACATCAAATAGATTGGCCCTCTTTATTCGATGTCGACAAGACCTTTGCGATAGACACCACCATGAACTCAGAAGTTTTTAAAAATTCAATGTTTGTGTCACTAAAGGCCAAAGATGCGCTTGTTGACCGTTTTAGGGAAGAAGTGCGAAAACGACCCAATGTAGATTCACAGCACGCCGATGTGCGTATCAATATCCATCTACAAGAAAATGATTGTACCGTATCGCTCGACAGTTCGGGTACGTCTTTGCACCAACGTGGCTATCGTATCGCCACCAACATAGCGCCAATCAACGAGGTGTTGGCGGCCGGACTGCTTCTGCTAAGCGGTTGGGATGGCCGAACCGATTTCATGGATCCCATGTGCGGTAGTGGCACCTTTTTGATTGAAGCCGCCATGATAGCCTGCAATATACCGGCCAATATCAACCGACAAGAATATTCCTTTCAACACTGGCTCGATTATGATGACTCCTTGTTCAACAAAATTGGCGATGCCAGTCTTGGTAAAACCCGCGAGTTTCACCACAAGATATTGGGTTATGACAAAGCCCCCTCTGCTGTGCGAAAGGCCCAAGAAAACATTGCAAATGCCAACCTAACGGAGTATATCACGGTAGAGCGGAAAGACTTTTTTACAACCGAAAAACCGGTAGCGGGCAAATTGCAGATGGTCTTTAACCCACCTTATGGCGAACGTCTTAACATAGAAATGGAGAAATTCTACCAAAAAATCGGTGATACCCTTAAACAGGGATATTCAGGTACCGATGCTTGGTTGATCACTTCCAATTTGGAAGCCCTGAAATACGTGGGCCTAAGACCTTCACGAAAGATAAAGGTCTTTAATGGCCCGCTTGAATCACGACTGGTGCGGTACGAGATGTATGAAGGAAGCAAAAAGATAAAGAAACAAAAGTAG
- a CDS encoding IS256 family transposase, which translates to MKKEELFNDDFLKQFKTGDEPNGFLKELQKRGIEKMLEGELDGHLDYQRHQRSSNANKRNGHSKKKVRTSFGESEIAVPRDRDASFNPMIVPKRGNMIDGLENIIVSLYAKGMSVSDIEEQIREAYGFDVSTSTISRITEKVAADITAWQNRPLEPVYLIVWMDGIVFKVRESSKVVNKTVYVAVGLRRDGKKEVLGLWLGKNESAAFWMSVLTDMKARGTEDILITATDNLNGFTDTTKNVFPESKTQICVVHQIRNACRYVVWKDKKAFTSDMKGIYNAPNEKAAKAALEDFAQKWEGKYSYAIRSWRDNWDELTVFYEFPVEIRKIIYTTNLIENLNGKIRKYTKNKLSFPTDDAVMKSVYLAVREATKKWSMPIRNWGIILNQFLTIYEKRVRL; encoded by the coding sequence ATGAAGAAAGAAGAATTGTTCAACGACGATTTTCTGAAACAGTTCAAGACCGGGGACGAGCCCAACGGTTTTCTGAAGGAACTCCAAAAACGCGGCATCGAGAAGATGCTCGAGGGCGAGCTCGACGGCCACCTGGACTATCAAAGGCACCAGCGTTCGTCCAATGCCAACAAGCGCAACGGGCATTCCAAGAAGAAGGTAAGGACTTCCTTCGGGGAATCCGAGATAGCCGTTCCCAGGGATAGGGATGCCAGTTTCAACCCGATGATAGTCCCCAAGCGGGGCAACATGATCGACGGGCTTGAAAATATAATTGTATCGCTCTATGCCAAGGGCATGTCGGTCAGTGACATAGAGGAGCAGATACGGGAGGCCTACGGGTTCGATGTCTCCACCTCCACCATATCGCGTATCACCGAAAAGGTGGCCGCCGACATCACGGCATGGCAGAACCGTCCCCTGGAACCGGTCTATCTGATCGTATGGATGGACGGCATCGTCTTCAAGGTCAGGGAATCCTCCAAGGTCGTCAACAAGACCGTGTACGTGGCCGTAGGCTTGCGAAGGGACGGGAAAAAGGAGGTACTCGGCCTGTGGCTGGGCAAGAACGAGTCCGCCGCTTTCTGGATGTCCGTCCTTACCGACATGAAGGCCCGTGGCACCGAGGACATCCTGATCACGGCCACCGACAACCTGAACGGCTTTACCGATACCACCAAGAACGTCTTCCCCGAATCCAAGACCCAGATATGCGTGGTGCACCAGATCCGCAACGCATGCCGCTACGTGGTCTGGAAGGACAAAAAGGCCTTTACCTCGGACATGAAGGGCATCTACAACGCCCCCAACGAGAAGGCCGCCAAGGCCGCCCTGGAGGACTTCGCGCAGAAATGGGAGGGCAAGTACTCCTATGCCATAAGGAGCTGGAGGGACAACTGGGACGAACTGACCGTGTTCTACGAGTTCCCTGTGGAGATACGCAAGATCATCTATACCACCAACCTTATCGAGAACCTGAACGGGAAGATACGCAAGTACACCAAGAACAAGCTGTCCTTCCCGACCGACGACGCCGTGATGAAATCCGTATATTTGGCCGTAAGGGAGGCCACCAAAAAATGGTCTATGCCCATCAGGAACTGGGGCATAATCCTGAACCAGTTCCTTACGATCTATGAAAAAAGGGTCAGACTTTAA
- a CDS encoding NAD(P)H-dependent flavin oxidoreductase, with translation MQNSITKLFGIEYPIIQAGMVWASGWRLASAVSNAGGLGLLGAGSMYPEVLLEHIQKCQKATDKPFGVNVPMLYPDIDKLMQIIVDNGVKIVFTSAGNPKTWTSYLKEKGITVVHVVSSVKFALKAQEAGVDAVVAEGFEAGGHNGRDETTTLVLIPAVKEKIDIPLIAAGGIATGRQMLAAMVLGADGVQVGSRFVASEEASSHPAFKNEVVRAQEGDTQLTLKELAPVRLIKNKFYQDIQQAYADCASVEDLKKLLGRARAKKGMFEGDLEEGELEIGQVSALIHDIKPAVQLLQEMWTEFENAKKEIGSW, from the coding sequence ATGCAAAACAGTATTACCAAACTATTCGGAATCGAATATCCCATCATCCAGGCCGGAATGGTCTGGGCCAGTGGTTGGCGTTTGGCCTCTGCCGTCTCAAATGCCGGCGGATTGGGGCTTTTGGGCGCGGGCAGCATGTACCCAGAGGTCTTGCTCGAACATATCCAAAAATGCCAAAAGGCCACAGACAAGCCCTTTGGGGTGAACGTTCCGATGTTGTATCCTGATATTGACAAGCTGATGCAGATCATTGTGGATAATGGTGTAAAGATTGTGTTCACCTCTGCCGGCAATCCCAAGACATGGACGTCCTATCTAAAGGAAAAGGGCATTACAGTGGTACATGTGGTCAGCAGCGTCAAGTTTGCACTGAAAGCCCAAGAAGCAGGGGTAGATGCCGTGGTGGCCGAAGGCTTTGAAGCAGGGGGGCACAATGGGCGGGACGAGACGACCACATTGGTCTTGATCCCTGCAGTGAAAGAAAAAATCGATATTCCATTGATTGCTGCCGGTGGCATTGCCACAGGCCGCCAAATGTTGGCCGCCATGGTCTTGGGTGCCGATGGGGTACAGGTCGGCAGCCGTTTTGTGGCCAGTGAAGAGGCCTCTTCGCACCCTGCTTTCAAAAATGAGGTGGTCAGGGCCCAAGAGGGCGATACCCAATTGACGTTGAAAGAATTGGCCCCGGTACGGTTGATCAAGAATAAATTTTACCAAGACATTCAACAAGCGTATGCCGATTGTGCATCGGTTGAAGATCTAAAAAAACTACTGGGCAGGGCAAGGGCCAAAAAAGGTATGTTCGAGGGCGATTTGGAGGAAGGAGAGCTTGAGATAGGGCAAGTTTCGGCACTCATTCACGATATAAAACCTGCGGTACAGCTACTGCAAGAAATGTGGACAGAATTCGAAAACGCAAAAAAGGAAATAGGCAGTTGGTAG
- the mnmA gene encoding tRNA 2-thiouridine(34) synthase MnmA, protein MKKVVVGLSGGVDSSVAAYLLKQQGYDVIGLFMKNWHDDSVTISDECPWLEDSNDALIVAEKLGIPFQTVDLSAEYKERIVDYMFNEYERGRTPNPDVLCNREIKFDVFMKIALQLGADYVATGHYCRKDVTQNSDGSETYHLLAGVDANKDQSYFLCQLSQEQLAKTLFPIGALTKPEVRQLAAENKLITADKKDSQGLCFIGKVRLPEFLQQKLKPKKGVIIEVPADSAHYADDRHHFGKKAEELAHKAQKPAYSIDDGKVVGEHQGAHYFTIGQRKGLNVGGTQEPLFVIETDVDQNIIYTGQGKSHPGLYRSTLFVEDDELHWVRPDLSLSIDGTMKVRARIRYRQPLQYATLYKVDGGLYVDFNEPQSAITEGQFVAWYIGDELIGSGVIS, encoded by the coding sequence ATGAAAAAAGTGGTAGTCGGACTTTCAGGAGGAGTGGATTCTAGCGTTGCGGCTTATTTACTTAAGCAGCAGGGCTATGATGTCATTGGCCTTTTTATGAAGAATTGGCACGATGATTCCGTGACCATTTCCGATGAGTGCCCGTGGCTCGAAGACAGCAACGATGCGCTGATCGTGGCTGAGAAGTTGGGCATACCCTTTCAAACCGTCGATCTCAGTGCCGAATACAAAGAGCGCATCGTAGATTATATGTTCAACGAGTACGAAAGGGGGCGCACCCCCAATCCTGATGTACTCTGCAACCGTGAGATCAAGTTCGATGTCTTCATGAAAATTGCCCTGCAACTTGGGGCAGATTACGTGGCCACCGGTCACTACTGCCGTAAGGACGTTACCCAAAATAGTGACGGTTCTGAAACATACCACCTGTTGGCGGGCGTGGATGCCAATAAGGATCAGTCGTATTTTTTGTGCCAGTTGTCACAAGAGCAATTGGCCAAAACCCTTTTTCCCATAGGGGCGTTGACAAAACCGGAAGTACGGCAATTGGCCGCCGAGAACAAGTTGATCACTGCCGATAAAAAAGATTCGCAAGGGCTTTGTTTTATTGGGAAGGTCAGGTTGCCCGAGTTCTTGCAACAAAAACTGAAGCCCAAGAAGGGGGTGATTATCGAGGTGCCGGCTGACTCGGCCCACTATGCCGATGACAGACACCATTTTGGCAAAAAGGCTGAAGAACTGGCCCATAAGGCCCAAAAACCCGCCTATTCCATCGATGATGGCAAGGTGGTTGGCGAGCACCAAGGAGCCCATTATTTTACCATTGGCCAACGCAAGGGCCTTAATGTGGGCGGTACCCAAGAGCCGCTGTTCGTAATCGAGACGGATGTGGACCAAAATATTATCTATACCGGGCAGGGCAAGTCGCACCCCGGACTGTACCGATCCACACTTTTTGTAGAGGACGATGAACTTCATTGGGTACGGCCCGACCTGTCGTTGTCAATCGACGGCACTATGAAGGTAAGGGCCCGTATACGTTACCGTCAACCCTTGCAATACGCTACGCTCTACAAAGTGGATGGGGGGCTGTACGTCGATTTTAACGAGCCCCAATCGGCCATAACCGAAGGGCAGTTCGTGGCCTGGTACATCGGGGATGAATTGATTGGCTCAGGAGTCATATCTTAG
- a CDS encoding fasciclin domain-containing protein translates to MKRVFKFPQLFLTLFLLVFVACSDDDDNDGGEMMQEDPTIVDLAADNNDLGILVEALTRANLVTTLQGDGPFTVFAPTDEAFTAFLSANNFASLDDVPVDVLTDILLNHVVEGNNLSTSLSTGYVSSLSTAGADGRALSLFINTEGGVTINGVSTVTTADVTASNGVVHIVDAVIGLPNIVDHAVANPDFSSLVGALTDGGNTTFTDLLSSTDTDFTVFAPVNAAFTVFDNPNNNDLANILSYHVVPGTAAFSDELMSMYISTAGTNADGDALSIYIRPDANGVEINGSTSVIATDVVATNGVVHAVNQVIDLPTVVTFAVSNPTFSTLVQALTDLTPNTDFVSVLSAQDGNGDDPFTIFAPTNDAFDALGDLPDEAGLVPVLQHHVVAGANVRSGDLTDGISATTLEGDAITINLPGTGDNIADITDGAGNTGIGIIAVDVQAYNGVIHVVNTVLLPDTSN, encoded by the coding sequence ATGAAAAGAGTATTCAAATTTCCCCAACTTTTCTTGACATTGTTTTTGTTGGTTTTCGTCGCATGTAGCGATGATGACGACAACGATGGCGGAGAAATGATGCAAGAAGACCCTACCATTGTCGATTTGGCAGCGGATAACAATGATTTGGGCATTTTGGTCGAAGCCCTTACCAGAGCCAATTTGGTAACCACTTTACAAGGTGATGGGCCATTCACGGTTTTTGCCCCCACTGATGAAGCTTTCACAGCATTTTTGAGTGCCAACAACTTTGCATCACTCGACGATGTTCCGGTCGATGTATTGACAGACATTTTGTTAAACCATGTGGTTGAAGGCAACAACCTGTCCACAAGCCTTTCTACGGGCTATGTTTCAAGCCTATCTACTGCTGGTGCAGATGGTAGGGCCTTGAGTTTGTTCATCAATACTGAAGGAGGCGTTACCATTAACGGAGTCTCGACCGTGACCACGGCAGACGTAACCGCCTCGAATGGAGTAGTACATATTGTAGATGCCGTTATCGGTTTGCCCAACATTGTTGACCATGCCGTTGCAAATCCTGATTTCTCATCATTGGTCGGTGCCCTTACAGACGGTGGCAACACTACTTTTACCGACCTACTATCTAGTACAGATACCGATTTTACCGTTTTTGCCCCGGTGAATGCAGCTTTTACGGTTTTTGATAATCCGAACAACAACGATTTGGCGAATATTCTTTCGTACCATGTTGTACCGGGCACAGCGGCGTTCTCTGATGAATTGATGAGCATGTATATAAGTACGGCAGGCACCAATGCAGATGGTGATGCTTTGAGCATATATATTCGTCCTGATGCCAATGGTGTGGAAATTAACGGTTCAACTTCGGTAATTGCCACTGACGTTGTGGCCACCAACGGGGTTGTGCATGCCGTAAACCAAGTAATCGACTTGCCAACGGTCGTGACCTTTGCCGTATCAAATCCGACTTTTTCAACATTGGTACAGGCCTTGACTGACCTTACCCCCAATACCGATTTCGTGAGTGTGCTCTCTGCACAAGATGGCAATGGCGACGACCCCTTTACCATTTTCGCCCCTACCAACGATGCTTTCGATGCCTTGGGAGACCTACCCGATGAAGCCGGATTGGTACCGGTACTTCAACACCATGTAGTTGCCGGAGCCAACGTTCGCTCAGGCGATTTGACCGATGGTATCTCTGCAACCACCCTAGAAGGTGATGCCATTACCATTAACCTGCCGGGCACTGGCGACAACATCGCAGACATAACCGATGGTGCTGGCAATACGGGCATCGGCATCATTGCCGTTGATGTACAGGCCTATAATGGCGTCATCCACGTAGTGAATACGGTATTGTTGCCTGATACGAGCAACTAG